The Ipomoea triloba cultivar NCNSP0323 chromosome 13, ASM357664v1 genomic interval ggtagttgggtggaatgggaatgattgttaatagttggggaagaaatgatgaagggagatgaaacccttatttaataagggtatgggttttgccattgatggggtatttcaaacccatagtagcattcacaaaacctatcaaccaaacactaacaatcattttcatacccataccttatgcttAAAACCCcaaccaaatacaccctaagAACATATGGCGATTAACCTCTAGTAAAGCTGGATCTTAAGCAGTGATGTCGACATTCTTGACGGTGACCAAATCACCGCTACTTTTTGGCACTAGAGTCACCGGAATCTTGTTCTCGCCGGCGAGCGCCAAGTCCTGAAGCACTTGGGCGATTTCCAGGCTCCAAGTCGTCGTCTTGGTCTGCTCCGATCCCCGGAGCGGCAGCGCGAAGTTGATGAAACTTCCGGCGTACTCTGCCATTTCGACATCCAGCGAATTCGCGTCCTTGTACTCGTTCAGGTACGCATCAAACCTAATATTCTTTGTCTCATCGTACTCCACGTGCAAATTCAGCACCGCCTCCTTGTCTTCCGTCGTCGGCGGCCTCGTCACGTAAAACTTGACAGTCTTGTTTAAAGTCACCGGCAAGATGGCAGTGGTTGTGGGAAGATTTGATCCAGAACTGGTCGGGTTTTTTCCGGTGAACGGCTCGAACTTCTTGCTTCTTGGCTTCGGTAAATCCTGGTGGAAAGCTATGGTTTATGCATGCTAATTTTAACACAATTTTGAACTATCCCAtttgtcaaaattaataaaaacttaTGCCCacgtaaatagctgttagctgattgggttagaatgtacgattaattgataacattagctgattgtagaaatgtgtttgataaattagctgttatgtataatttcttttctcaaaaagttaattaaaaaggTTATTTTGAATAgtctttttaattttggtattttggagctacaaaaatcttattaacaaaacacttatattaattttttaatcaaatcaaacaattaatagtggtcgCTAAAATTGCCTGATATGCTGATTATTTAGCAAATAAAGCCTATACCTCATAAGTGTAGCCTAACTTCTTGATGTCCAGACAATCTTCAACCTTAATCCTGACAAGATTATTGTTCTCATCGTACAACACGAACGACGCCTGCTGCAATTCTGGGTCGGTGATACCCGCACGTTTGCCGCCCAGAGTTTGCCAAACGGTCCACCACCGGTCCACATCGGAGCTGAACTTGAGGTTCTCCATGCCGGAAACCACGTCGGAAAACTGCAGGCCAGAGGGCTCAGGTAAAGCACTTTCTAGCTCAATTTCCCAGTAAGGCAGCGAGAGATTTGGATCATCAGCCGTTTCTTGAAGCACTTTTTCATACATGAGCAAATAACTGATATACAACAtacaaaaacattatattattgataccATCATAGTTGCAATAAGGCTAGGCGCTAGTCAGTGCCTAGGCAAGgatttattaaaacaaaaaaaatagtgtagGTGTGTATctcacatattatattatattatattatatatatatatattacatatatatctcttatctatcttggtttatataaataaataaatttaaatatatataaatataaaaataaattaacaaaggTGACTAGTCCACCCGAGTTAGACCAGTTAACTCGACCGAATTCGGCTAAGTCAGTAATCAACTTGGtctagtcggccgagttaggcgctagacAACTGCCTAGATGGTCGGCTACTAGACAGCTGCTTGGGTGTTTAGGCGagtgatttttgcaacattggatATGATCTTTAGCTAAAAAATTAGAGAAGGAGCAATTCAATTTCGTCAAAATTTGAGCAaaaagtagaaaattaaatttgcagAGAATTCATGGGAGATTATTATCAGTAAGTATACAATCTGTGGAAAGCAGCGAAGTTGGATGTGAAGTGAGCTTCAGGGGAGAATTGAGCTTGGTGCAAACGTCTCATGAGATCATATTCCGCAAGATTGACGCGATTTTCCTTCAATTTTCTAACGGCGGTCTCAAGCTTCTCCTTGGACTCATCGCTTAAGACGCGATATGGCCGCCGGACGATACGTCGGGAAACTGTGGGGAGCTTATAATCGGTAATAGTACCCGAAAATGGAAGAATAGGTGAATCCATCCCTAGCTCACAGGGGCGGAGGTACATTATAGCTACAGGGGCCGTggccccccccccctcccaaaATTTTGTTAGTATTATACTcagtaaaatatattttttctgcCCCCCCATCctgtttgaaaatatttatctcTTTCCTCCCAATAAATTTGTAGGGAGTATTATTATGTGTTTTGGGGAGTTAGGCTCCTTTTATGTAGCATttattatatcaaattaaatgtatTGAGAGACAGGCAGGCAACAGATCCCTTTTACAACTTGTCACTCTTTCTCATTTCTCAAGACCATTTActcttcccaaaaaaaaaaaaaacactaactCTTTTTTGGAAACAACACCCACTTACTCTGCGTCTCTCCACTTCAACTCTCAATTCCActgatcccattttttttttggaaggcAGCAgcgaaaaagagagaaaaattacttttcttcttctttctttcgttCAACACTTCACCGAGGCTTTATGCTTCGTTCTTCATTTTTGGCCAGAGCTTATTTTTACCTTGCTCCTGCAGTG includes:
- the LOC116001682 gene encoding polyphenol oxidase E, chloroplastic-like, which codes for MYLRPCELGMDSPILPFSGTITDYKLPTVSRRIVRRPYRVLSDESKEKLETAVRKLKENRVNLAEYDLMRRLHQAQFSPEAHFTSNFAAFHRFYLLMYEKVLQETADDPNLSLPYWEIELESALPEPSGLQFSDVVSGMENLKFSSDVDRWWTVWQTLGGKRAGITDPELQQASFVLYDENNNLVRIKVEDCLDIKKLGYTYEDLPKPRSKKFEPFTGKNPTSSGSNLPTTTAILPVTLNKTVKFYVTRPPTTEDKEAVLNLHVEYDETKNIRFDAYLNEYKDANSLDVEMAEYAGSFINFALPLRGSEQTKTTTWSLEIAQVLQDLALAGENKIPVTLVPKSSGDLVTVKNVDITA